A DNA window from Boseongicola sp. contains the following coding sequences:
- the yidC gene encoding membrane protein insertase YidC, translated as MDEQNRNLLLAMVLSTAVLFVWLNIFPPPEPAPQDETAVTASDGSVALPAADDSVAQTGLGDTSTGTTTAPAAVEAPRIEIQTPSLSGQISLAGGRIDALSLKDYSQSLNDAEQVALLSPVGTARPYYALFGWAPGGDLKGDDVPGPDTVWSIESGSTLSDTTPLTLKWESPAGLIFRRDISVDDRFLFTVRQSVENPTGNSVRLAPYGLVAREGEPQDLMGFFIIHEGAIRMSDGELVETNYDDMPGLGSDDVWGPSADVVEVQDRGWVGFSDHYWMTTLIPEQGRPFTSVTQYLLGTDVYRTLARHQTIEVAAGATGVSTTQVFAGAKEWETIRDYEAGRKIEGFREAAAYNFGLSDQDGIDGFIDAIDWGWFYFLTKPIFFILHELNGLIGNMGWAIIALTLLIKALLFPLARKSYISMAKMKELQPEMEKLKERTGDDRQKMQQEMMALYKKEKVNPASGCLPILLQIPIFFSLYKVIFVTIELRHAPFFGPFQDLSAPDPTSIFNVFGLLPFEGPEVGSILALIFIGILPLLLGISMWLQQKLNPAPTDPTQAMIFAWMPWVFMFMLGSFASGLVIYWIANNVITFSQQYVIMRSHGFKPDIWGNIRSGLAKKAQAEDNKKETKAKK; from the coding sequence ATGGACGAACAGAACAGAAATCTTCTGTTGGCAATGGTACTCAGCACTGCGGTGCTGTTTGTGTGGTTGAATATTTTCCCGCCGCCGGAACCTGCACCCCAGGACGAAACCGCTGTTACCGCATCTGATGGCAGCGTTGCGTTGCCGGCGGCGGACGACAGTGTCGCCCAAACCGGACTCGGAGACACATCCACCGGTACAACCACGGCCCCTGCTGCCGTCGAAGCGCCACGCATCGAAATTCAAACACCAAGCCTTTCAGGGCAGATTTCGCTGGCTGGCGGACGCATCGACGCGCTCTCGCTAAAAGACTACAGCCAATCACTGAATGATGCCGAACAGGTTGCTCTGTTGTCGCCAGTTGGTACCGCACGACCTTACTATGCTTTGTTTGGATGGGCTCCGGGCGGTGATCTTAAAGGCGACGATGTCCCCGGCCCAGATACAGTTTGGTCCATTGAAAGTGGTTCGACGCTTTCCGACACAACACCGCTCACTTTGAAATGGGAAAGTCCCGCCGGCCTGATCTTCCGCCGTGACATCTCGGTCGACGACAGGTTCCTGTTTACAGTGCGCCAAAGTGTCGAGAACCCGACTGGCAACAGCGTTCGGCTTGCACCATATGGTCTTGTCGCCCGCGAAGGCGAACCTCAGGACTTGATGGGTTTCTTCATTATTCACGAAGGCGCCATTCGCATGTCGGACGGCGAGTTGGTGGAAACCAACTACGACGATATGCCCGGCCTGGGATCCGATGACGTTTGGGGGCCATCGGCCGATGTGGTCGAAGTTCAGGACCGCGGATGGGTCGGTTTTTCCGACCACTATTGGATGACCACGCTCATCCCGGAACAAGGCAGACCCTTTACCAGCGTCACGCAATACCTGCTAGGCACCGATGTTTACCGCACCTTGGCGCGCCACCAGACAATCGAAGTTGCCGCTGGCGCAACAGGTGTAAGCACGACACAGGTCTTTGCTGGTGCCAAAGAATGGGAAACTATTCGCGACTATGAAGCCGGGCGAAAAATCGAAGGCTTTCGTGAAGCCGCAGCCTATAACTTTGGCCTCAGTGACCAGGATGGTATCGATGGCTTTATCGACGCAATCGACTGGGGCTGGTTCTATTTTCTGACCAAGCCGATCTTCTTTATATTGCACGAATTGAACGGTCTTATTGGCAACATGGGCTGGGCTATCATTGCCCTGACACTTCTGATCAAAGCCCTGCTCTTTCCGCTGGCACGCAAGTCTTACATCTCGATGGCAAAGATGAAAGAACTTCAGCCCGAGATGGAAAAGCTGAAAGAACGCACAGGCGACGACCGGCAAAAAATGCAGCAAGAGATGATGGCGCTGTATAAAAAGGAAAAGGTAAACCCTGCTTCGGGCTGCTTACCGATCCTTCTGCAAATCCCCATCTTTTTCTCTCTATACAAGGTGATTTTCGTCACCATCGAATTGCGTCATGCGCCCTTTTTCGGTCCCTTCCAGGATCTCAGCGCGCCAGATCCAACATCGATCTTCAACGTATTTGGCCTATTGCCGTTCGAAGGTCCCGAAGTTGGCAGCATTTTGGCCCTGATCTTTATCGGCATTCTGCCCCTGCTTTTGGGCATTTCGATGTGGCTCCAGCAAAAACTAAACCCGGCACCAACCGACCCCACGCAGGCCATGATCTTTGCCTGGATGCCATGGGTCTTCATGTTCATGCTGGGAAGTTTCGCAAGCGGTTTGGTCATCTACTGGATCGCCAACAACGTCATCACCTTCTCGCAGCAGTATGTCATCATGCGCAGCCATGGTTTCAAACCCGACATCTGGGGAAACATCCGAAGCGGATTGGCGAAAAAGGCGCAAGCTGAAGACAACAAAAAAGAGACCAAGGCAAAGAAATGA
- a CDS encoding MOSC domain-containing protein, with translation MTACVKAIVRHPIKSIGREELNKVELKAGAWMPYDRKWAIAHERSKLEGQWGKKANFLRGVTDPALMAVSSSFNETTRLLTLTHPKHGSIEIRPNSASGSEQLSDWLRGLWSGDLPKPTGIYASDDAHMTDVPDPWISINSISSLKSLSQRSGRDLSKHRFRGNIWVEGLSPWEEFNWVGKTVTIGPVSLSVRETITRCKATMANPETGQRDVDTLEILDELGHQDFGVYAEVIEGGTIALGDVVIAPA, from the coding sequence ATGACGGCCTGCGTCAAAGCCATTGTTCGCCATCCGATCAAATCCATCGGGCGGGAAGAGCTGAACAAGGTCGAGCTCAAGGCAGGCGCGTGGATGCCCTACGACCGCAAATGGGCTATTGCTCACGAACGGTCCAAACTGGAAGGCCAGTGGGGCAAGAAAGCAAACTTTCTGCGCGGCGTGACCGATCCGGCGCTCATGGCCGTCTCATCCAGCTTCAATGAAACCACCCGCTTGCTGACCTTGACCCATCCAAAACATGGTTCGATCGAAATTCGACCCAACTCCGCCAGCGGATCCGAGCAGTTGTCTGATTGGCTTCGGGGCCTTTGGTCTGGCGATCTACCAAAACCCACCGGCATCTATGCTTCTGACGACGCTCATATGACGGATGTTCCCGACCCTTGGATTTCAATTAATTCCATCAGTTCTCTAAAATCTCTGTCGCAGCGCTCTGGAAGAGACTTGTCCAAGCATCGCTTCAGAGGGAATATCTGGGTGGAAGGGTTGTCCCCCTGGGAAGAATTCAATTGGGTTGGGAAAACCGTAACAATTGGACCGGTCAGCCTATCAGTGCGCGAGACAATCACCCGCTGCAAAGCCACAATGGCCAACCCAGAGACCGGACAACGAGACGTGGACACACTGGAGATCCTCGATGAACTCGGCCATCAGGATTTTGGCGTCTATGCCGAAGTTATCGAAGGCGGCACCATAGCCTTGGGCGATGTGGTAATAGCTCCGGCATGA
- the argB gene encoding acetylglutamate kinase: MRQRDMNRDWIATARTLSEALPYLQRYDGATVVIKFGGNAMGDDDAMASFARDIVLMRQVGLNPIVVHGGGPMINEMLSRLNIQSEFVNGKRVTDAATVEVVEAVLSGVVNKRIVQAINGQGGRAVGISGKDSNLMICDQTDPDLGFVGTPAELDPTVLRTLTASETIPVIAPLGAGRNGETYNVNGDTAAGAIAASLKADRLLLLTDVEGVKDASGNVLTELSPDQIQSLTDAGTIAGGMIPKTETALDAINGGVRAVVILDGRAPHACLLELFTEHGAGSLIRPVR, from the coding sequence ATGAGACAACGAGACATGAACCGCGATTGGATTGCCACAGCGCGCACACTCAGTGAAGCGTTGCCATACTTACAGCGCTATGATGGCGCGACAGTCGTCATCAAGTTTGGTGGCAACGCCATGGGCGATGATGACGCCATGGCCAGCTTCGCACGCGATATCGTTCTGATGCGTCAAGTCGGTCTTAATCCAATCGTCGTGCATGGCGGCGGCCCGATGATCAACGAGATGTTGTCGCGGCTGAATATTCAGTCCGAGTTCGTGAACGGCAAACGCGTTACGGATGCCGCAACCGTTGAAGTCGTCGAAGCTGTCCTGTCCGGGGTGGTAAACAAACGTATCGTTCAGGCCATCAATGGCCAGGGCGGGCGCGCTGTTGGCATCTCGGGGAAAGACTCGAACTTGATGATCTGCGATCAGACCGATCCAGACCTGGGATTTGTAGGAACCCCGGCAGAACTTGACCCAACTGTTCTGCGCACCCTGACGGCATCGGAAACCATTCCAGTCATTGCCCCATTAGGCGCTGGACGGAACGGTGAAACCTACAACGTAAACGGTGATACGGCAGCGGGCGCAATTGCCGCCAGCCTCAAGGCAGACCGCCTGTTATTGCTGACAGATGTTGAAGGCGTCAAAGATGCATCTGGCAACGTACTGACCGAACTCTCGCCGGACCAAATCCAATCCCTGACCGACGCTGGCACTATCGCCGGTGGCATGATCCCGAAAACGGAAACGGCGCTGGATGCGATCAATGGCGGTGTCCGGGCTGTTGTCATTCTGGATGGGCGGGCGCCCCACGCCTGTCTTTTGGAACTGTTCACCGAACACGGTGCCGGCAGCTTGATCCGCCCAGTCCGATGA
- a CDS encoding EAL domain-containing protein produces the protein MGCLWFFGESTTIAITACLPIIGLIMVNAINLVNLRDDVDVTTGFSNASATANWLEQKALHQGVAAQNVAVLAISVDGLGLLEDRVSGPIQDAILTDLAKRLQDMVRQGDLITRGKRSDFLICVADIAPPRNEGLLQMAQRIQASLDTPFSNGSVQVYCTVSIGIVRRGQMENPTPNELIRACEAAEASAREVGPGAIRMHKSSFAQVPRSDMDLVHQIASALENGEIVAWYQPQVSTETGEISGFEALARWEHPDRGLISPATFLSLVEKSGLSQRLAEIVLTHALSALRAWDTSGLNIPSVAVNFATEELRNPRLPDFLNWELDRHNIKASRLGVEVLENVIAESHDAMVARNLRTLASMNCRIDLDDFGTGFTSILNIRRFSVSRIKIDRRLISRLDCDRDQRDLVAALLAMAERLGIETLGEGVETPAEHAMLAQLGCDHIQGYCLARPMPLGDTLAWISNHRANVSAQNSFQLPLPTKNRAP, from the coding sequence TGATAATGGTGAACGCCATAAATTTGGTGAATCTTCGCGACGACGTGGATGTGACCACAGGGTTCAGCAATGCATCCGCAACCGCCAACTGGCTGGAACAAAAGGCGCTTCACCAGGGTGTCGCTGCACAGAATGTCGCCGTGCTGGCCATTTCAGTCGATGGACTTGGCTTACTCGAAGATCGCGTCAGCGGCCCAATTCAGGATGCGATTCTTACTGATCTCGCCAAACGGCTTCAAGATATGGTTCGACAGGGTGATCTCATAACGCGCGGGAAACGGTCGGATTTTCTGATTTGTGTTGCGGACATTGCCCCACCCAGAAACGAAGGACTGCTTCAGATGGCGCAGCGCATCCAGGCGTCCTTGGATACACCCTTTTCCAACGGTTCGGTGCAAGTTTACTGCACTGTATCCATTGGCATCGTGCGCCGCGGGCAAATGGAAAACCCAACACCAAACGAATTGATCCGCGCCTGCGAAGCTGCTGAGGCTAGTGCGCGCGAAGTAGGACCCGGCGCCATTCGCATGCACAAGTCGTCTTTCGCTCAGGTGCCTCGTTCTGACATGGATTTGGTCCATCAAATTGCTTCCGCCCTCGAGAACGGCGAAATCGTCGCTTGGTATCAACCGCAAGTCTCCACCGAGACTGGCGAGATATCCGGGTTCGAAGCGCTTGCGCGGTGGGAGCATCCGGATCGCGGCCTCATCTCGCCGGCAACTTTTTTAAGCTTGGTTGAAAAGTCGGGCCTATCGCAACGCTTGGCAGAAATCGTGCTTACCCATGCACTAAGTGCGCTGCGCGCCTGGGATACCTCGGGCCTGAACATCCCATCCGTCGCCGTCAACTTCGCGACAGAGGAACTTAGAAACCCACGCCTGCCGGATTTCCTGAATTGGGAACTCGACCGCCATAACATTAAGGCCAGCCGGTTAGGGGTCGAGGTTCTTGAGAATGTCATCGCCGAATCCCATGATGCGATGGTGGCGCGCAACTTGCGGACGCTGGCGTCGATGAATTGTCGTATTGACTTGGATGATTTCGGGACCGGCTTCACATCAATCTTGAATATTCGTCGTTTTTCGGTCTCGCGGATCAAAATTGATCGCCGACTGATATCGCGTCTGGATTGTGATCGGGATCAGCGTGATCTGGTGGCGGCATTGCTTGCTATGGCCGAAAGGCTGGGCATCGAAACACTTGGGGAAGGCGTCGAGACACCTGCAGAACACGCGATGTTGGCGCAACTTGGCTGCGATCACATCCAAGGCTACTGTCTGGCAAGGCCCATGCCGCTTGGTGACACACTCGCCTGGATTTCGAACCACCGCGCCAACGTTTCCGCCCAGAATTCGTTCCAACTTCCACTGCCAACAAAAAACCGCGCGCCATAA
- a CDS encoding YihA family ribosome biogenesis GTP-binding protein, with product MTPNFPIIEVEPSEQEIGRKLFAGPKEFLKGVVAMDGLPPADRLEVCFAGRSNVGKSSLINALTNRKGLARASNTPGRTQEINFFTLGDEKYLVDLPGYGFANAPVKVVEKWQRLLKSYLSGRQNLRRAFVLIDARHGVKAVDEEILALLDSSAVTFQVVLTKTDKVKAIDRDKVLSQVRNAMTKHPAAYPGIILTSSEKGDGIDTLRAIIATLA from the coding sequence ATGACCCCGAACTTTCCGATCATCGAGGTTGAGCCTTCTGAACAAGAAATTGGGCGCAAGTTGTTTGCGGGCCCCAAGGAGTTTTTGAAGGGCGTCGTTGCGATGGATGGTCTTCCACCCGCCGACCGGCTTGAAGTGTGTTTCGCTGGGCGCTCGAACGTAGGCAAATCGTCGCTGATCAACGCACTGACCAATCGTAAAGGCTTGGCGCGGGCGTCGAACACCCCCGGTCGCACCCAGGAGATTAACTTTTTCACACTGGGCGACGAAAAATATCTGGTCGACCTTCCCGGATATGGATTTGCCAACGCACCTGTCAAAGTTGTCGAAAAATGGCAAAGGCTGCTGAAATCATATCTTTCCGGTCGGCAGAATCTGCGGCGGGCTTTCGTTCTGATCGATGCCAGACATGGTGTTAAAGCCGTGGACGAAGAAATACTCGCTCTGCTCGATTCTTCAGCCGTAACATTTCAGGTCGTCCTGACAAAGACCGACAAGGTCAAAGCAATTGATCGCGACAAGGTTCTGTCTCAGGTGCGAAACGCTATGACCAAACACCCTGCGGCCTATCCTGGTATCATTCTGACATCGTCGGAAAAAGGCGACGGGATCGACACGCTGCGCGCAATCATTGCGACGCTGGCTTGA